The Candidatus Hydrogenedentota bacterium genome contains the following window.
GGGTGATGAATTTCTCGTACAGGTGGTCTGTCTCTTCTTCGGACAGTTCGTAGCCCAGCTCGGAGCAGCGTTTGGCCAGGCCGGCGCGTCCGGAGTGTTTCCCCAAAATCAGGTCGCTGCGGTTGCGGCCCACGGACTCGGGGGTCATGATCTCGTAGGTGCTCCGGTTGGCGATCATGCCGTGCTGGTGGATGCCCGACTCGTGGGCGAAGGCGTTGCGCCCCACGATGGGCTTGTTGAAGGGCACCGCCAGGCCGGTGACCTTGCTCAAAAGGGTGCTTGCCGGCACAATCTCCTCGCAGATGATGCCGCATTCGTAGGCATAGGTGTCGTGCCGGGTGTGCATCGCCATCACCACCTCCTCGAGGGAGGTGTTGCCCGCGCGCTCGCCGATGCCGTTCACGGTGCATTCTATCTGGCGCGCGCCGCCGGCAACCGCCGCCAGGGCGTTGGCCACGGCCAGCCCGAGGTCGTTGTGGTTGTGGGTCGAGAAGACTGCCTTGCCCGAATCCGGCACGTTCGCGATGACATACCGGAACATTTCCCGGATTTCGTCCGGTGTCGTGTAGCCCACCGTGTCGGGCAGGTTAATCACGTCCGCGCCCGCGCCGATGGCCACCTTGGTCACCTCGACCAGGAAATCCCAGTCCGAGCGTGTGGCGTCCTCCGCGGAGAACTCCACCCGCGGCAGCAGGCTTTTCGCAAGGGATACGGCTTTCCCCGCCGCATCCAGCACCTGCTGGCGCGACATGCGCAGCTTGTGCTCCATGTGGATGTTGGACGTGGCGATGAACGTGTGGAGCACGGGTTTGGCAGCCTTCTCCAGCGCCGCCGCCGCCCGCTCGATGTCCTTGTTTAGCGCGCGGGCGAGCCCCGCCACCCGGGCGTTTTTCACCGCCTCGGCCACGCGCTTAACCCCGTCAAACTCCTGCTGCGAGGCGATGGGGAAGCCCGCCTCGATGATGTCCACGCCGAGCCGGTCCAGTTTGAGCGCCATCTGCAGCTTCGCCGCCTCGTTCATGCTCGCGCCGGGCGACTGCTCGCCGTCGCGCAGGGTGGTGTCAAATATGTAGACGCGCTCTTTCATGGGTTTATCCTTTCAGGGGTGCCCGGGACCGCCTTCCGCAGGGTGGTTTTATGGATTATAGTATTTTCCAGCCAGCCGCCGCAAAGGTGTTATTTCATGACAAACACGCGGGGCAGGGTGTTTTCTTTCCAAAACTCCAAGTTGCACATGAACATTGCGGCAGTCTGCTGGTATACTTGGCGGATGTGCAATGACAATCCGAAAAGCATCCGCCGCACCCTCCTTTTGGCACTCTATGCCCGGTACAAGGCGGACCCCCTGGAAATGGCCGGTCCTGAACTGCTCATTGCATGCGCCGGGGATGACCGGAACACCCTGGTGTTTAACATGCACTATCTGGCGGACCGGGGGCTGGTGGAGATGATGATGGGCTATCAGCCGCCGCTCTTTTCAGGGGCGCGGATCACCGCCGACGGCATTGACCTGGTGGAGAACCGCTTTCAGTTGGATTTGCGTTTTCCCCCCGCGCCGGATGACCCGGAGGCCGCCTGCGCTGAGCTTCCCGCGCTCATGGCGCGGCTGGCTGAGGAGGTGGAGTTTTGTCCTTTGGACGGGGAGCTTCGCCGTGCGCTGCTTCGTGATGTGGCCTGGCTTCAGGACGAGGCGGCCCGATCTGGGGAAAAGCGCCGGCTGGAACTCATGCTGTCCGTCCTGGACAGCATGGCCGCAGTCTGCGGGCCGGAGGAAAATGCCCCGCCCTCCCTGGAAAAAGTCCGGCGCATGCTCATGGCATGCTCCTCGATGCCACCGGCATAGGAATGCGGGCGTGGGGGGGCTTGTTAAACCGGGAGCAACCCAACCCCAACAGGAGAAGACACCATGGCCGCATCTTCAAGCATTCCCGAAGCGGGCTCCAAGGCGCCCGCGTTCACCCTTCCCTCGGCGGACGGCGCCAAGGTGGCCCTTTCCGCACTCAAGGGAAAACCTGTGGTGCTGTATTTCTACCCGAAGGATGACACCCCCGGATGCACCATTGAGGCAAAAGGCTTCCGCGACATGGCCGGGGAGTATGCCGCGGCGGGCGCCGTGGTGTTGGGCGTGAGTCCCGACTCTCCCGAGTCACACTGCAAATTTGTCAAGAAGTTTGATTTGAATTTTCAGCTTCTCTCCGACACCGACCATGCCGTGGCTGAAAAGTACGGGGTTTGGGTGGAGAAGAGCATGTACGGCAAGACCTACATGGGCATCCAGCGCGCCACTTTCCTCGTTGACGGCGCGGGAACACTTGCCAATGTCTGGCCCAAGGTCAAACCCGAGGGGCACGCCGCCGAAGTGTTGGAGGCGGTGAAGGCGCTCTGACACCGCATTGCATAAAAAGCGGGGAGCCCGGATATTTTTCCGGACTCCCCGATGTTCTTTTAGCGGCGGATTATTTTGTCAGCATTTCCCCATTCGGCCCCTCATATTTCTGTCCCGGCGTCAGCAGGGCCACGCGGGCCTGGTAAAAACTGTCCTGAATCGCCCCCAGCGACTTTGCCTTGAGATTGGACGCCTTTTGTATGCCCTCGTAAATCGTCCATCGGTTGGCGTTTTCGCTCATCACCACCAGCGCGTTCCGGTCACGGTCCTGCGACGTGGTGGACTTCTTGTAGTCGCGGGTCCGCAGCAGCGTGATCACGCCGTTCCGCTGCTCGCAGGCATGCCCCGAGGAGAGCAGCTTGTCCACCAGCTCCGCCCGAGCCGCGCGGGTGTGTATGGCCTGGACCACTTCCGGCGCGTCAACAACAATGCCGGACGTGTTCTCCACCGTGAGTTCCCGGTCGCCCGCCCTTACCCCGGCCTCAATGGCGCCGGCCACGCTGGCGAGCTCCTCCTGCGGGATGTCGCCGTAGTCCACGCGGGGGTTGAAAAAAGTGCCCGAAACGGAGGCGCATCCGGCGCAGGCAAGGCACACCAGTGCGGCGCAAAGGGCCGCCGCGGCTGTTTTGGAAGTGGTCATGGCTCTCTTTCCTCTTTGTTATGGGCGACGGCCCGGTTTTTCCCCCGGGCCTTTGCAAGATACAACGCCGCATCGGCGGCTTTCAACAGGCTCTCACCCACGGGCATCGTGTCGGCGTCGTAGGCCGCCA
Protein-coding sequences here:
- a CDS encoding 2-isopropylmalate synthase encodes the protein MKERVYIFDTTLRDGEQSPGASMNEAAKLQMALKLDRLGVDIIEAGFPIASQQEFDGVKRVAEAVKNARVAGLARALNKDIERAAAALEKAAKPVLHTFIATSNIHMEHKLRMSRQQVLDAAGKAVSLAKSLLPRVEFSAEDATRSDWDFLVEVTKVAIGAGADVINLPDTVGYTTPDEIREMFRYVIANVPDSGKAVFSTHNHNDLGLAVANALAAVAGGARQIECTVNGIGERAGNTSLEEVVMAMHTRHDTYAYECGIICEEIVPASTLLSKVTGLAVPFNKPIVGRNAFAHESGIHQHGMIANRSTYEIMTPESVGRNRSDLILGKHSGRAGLAKRCSELGYELSEEETDHLYEKFITLADRKKEVFDDDLRMLILGVQQENFEVYHLKQVHISGHDPAMALVKLQHGEQLLMDTAVGDGPVDAACRAVERIVGASGRLEQFEIRATTPGKEALGEAYVIVTFDGRQYRGNGASTDIIEAAVMAYVNAANKYVVYRESMAQGNGRQNH
- the bcp gene encoding thioredoxin-dependent thiol peroxidase, which produces MAASSSIPEAGSKAPAFTLPSADGAKVALSALKGKPVVLYFYPKDDTPGCTIEAKGFRDMAGEYAAAGAVVLGVSPDSPESHCKFVKKFDLNFQLLSDTDHAVAEKYGVWVEKSMYGKTYMGIQRATFLVDGAGTLANVWPKVKPEGHAAEVLEAVKAL
- a CDS encoding DUF1318 domain-containing protein, translated to MTTSKTAAAALCAALVCLACAGCASVSGTFFNPRVDYGDIPQEELASVAGAIEAGVRAGDRELTVENTSGIVVDAPEVVQAIHTRAARAELVDKLLSSGHACEQRNGVITLLRTRDYKKSTTSQDRDRNALVVMSENANRWTIYEGIQKASNLKAKSLGAIQDSFYQARVALLTPGQKYEGPNGEMLTK